In Besnoitia besnoiti strain Bb-Ger1 chromosome IX, whole genome shotgun sequence, a single genomic region encodes these proteins:
- a CDS encoding GMC oxidoreductase (encoded by transcript BESB_014400): MVEGSCTFVPEDRLYDFIVVGCGAVGCPLARTLADAGNRVLVLERGKERAKEKTPHAMDIFGAGKAVADETLSQLIQTNQGVRSQAAAVMGGGTSINMAIVAMENKEYFEYLNSTHGWKLNSDMLKEAQKWVGQAFKPMPQDQAYGSRLALSLQDEGYRPVLHSHEKAIKFGGPQNGLGSPAEIMPGHVWGGLTVFDKDKQFFRNAADVFLYMAGGQFAHPDRLLVKTEQYVERVLFANPRATVPQAICVTHRHTTAEDIAPIGLDVPPPRPSAATGGILPYLLSYARQIINWIWPSDTSTEISCIRRHGEVILSAGAVHSPLLLFRSGVGPREQLREMGVEEVVALEQLGQNLSDRVLIPIQMFLKEKKRKEDRVPRVCQVFGLRHHGPQCEGVGVNERTLKCSLLTTEELSGPNIIHGLLWASHLLVPPSWRDHPAAHAVFKFVRFCEGKVQFRSTREYPPACVFVEGLLDCLDRSFSIFYFTTEPKSRGYIRQHRDGRIEVEANYLKDEQDLFDAVRGVQSLINQVNGGHLNDIVEPLQPGSCPVMMLHTVVKLFLQFAQADDLPQYEKQLLSVRRHAGDLQPLRRSESYPQTPAASGQKSEMQPLIDLVNGKGERRGSPISTTPSDAPKSQAPIETRQQRTAAQPVEALEEAMREIFEDREKLKQLLENGPAQKRRRQTAKSPSPTAPGANAETAKPNESVAQSRGCFGDAERACKDGPIHSDLYSTTCSAHDIFTKRYGSACEPLHGVPTAQSEYSEGFASWEESLLDAGIQEFFRETMPTGSSQRAATFPPILPRVDDPEALAAFAVTYMTSIWHFAGTAAVGHVVDHDFQVKGIRGLSIADASILNQMTRLNPTATLLTLGRYIGMQKAKSHEMRKKRKSRKATAELPQQTSDKRETTISSVPQTS, from the exons ATGGTTGAAGGTTCCTGTACCTTCGTACCCGAAGACCGTCTTTACGATTTTATTGTGGTAGGATGCGGAGCGGTGGGATGTCCTCTTGCGAGGACGCTTGCAGATGCTG GGAACAGAGTTTTGGTCTTggaaagaggaaaagagagggcgaaagaaaaaacacCCCACGCCATGGATATTTTCGGCGCGGGCAAGGCTGTTGCCGACGAGACCCTTTCCCAGCTCATTCAGACGAATCAAGGAGTCCGCAGCCAGGCGGCCGCAGTGATGGGGGGAGGTACTAGCATCAACATGGCGATAGTGGCGATGGAGAACAAAGAATATTTTGAATATTTGAACTCCACGCACGGTTGGAAACTGAACTCTGACATGCTGAAAGAG GCGCAAAAGTGGGTCGGCCAGGCTTTCAAGCCTATGCCCCAGGACCAAGCTTATGGGTCCAGACTGGCTTTGAGCTTGCAAGATGAAGGTTACAGGCCTGTTCTCCATTCACATGAGAAGGCGATCAAGTTCGGTGGCCCGCAGAATGGCCTTGGAAGCCCAGCTGAGATTATGCCCGGCCACGTATGGGGAGGACTGACGGTGTTCGATAAAGATAAGCAATTCTTCAGGAACGCTGCGGATGTCTTTTTGTACATGGCGGGTGGGCAGTTTGCACATCCCGACCGCCTTCTAGTCAAGACGGAACAGTATGTAGAG AGAGTCCTCTTTGCTAATCCAAGAGCTACAGTGCCGCAGGCTATCTGCGTCACACACAGACATACCACAGCAGAAGACATTGCTCCAATCGGGCTAGACGTGCCACCGCCGCGTCCAAGTGCTGCAACGGGAG GAATATTGCCCTATTTACTGTCCTACGCGCGTCAAATAATTAATTGGATCTGGCCCAGTGACACGTCTACGGAAATATCATGCATTCGTCGACACGGCGAGGTCATCTTGTCTGCCGGAGCTGTCCATagtcctctgcttctcttccgGTCGGGTGTGGGCCCGCGTGAGCAACTTCGAGAAATGGGCGTAGAAGAAGTTGTTGCACTGGAACAGCTTGGGCAGAACCTTTCAGACAGAGTTCTTATTCCGATCCAGATGTTTCTcaaggagaaaaagagaaaagaagacaggGTTCCCAGAGTGTGCCAAGTATTCGGGCTGAGACACCACGGACCGCAGTGTGAAGGTGTTGG GGTTAACGAGCGGACCCTGAAGTGTTCGCTGTTAACAACGGAAGAGCTCTCAGGACCGAACATCATTCACGGTCTCCTCTGGGCATCTCATCTGCTGGTACCGCCATCATGGCGCGACCATCCTGCCGCTCATGCTGTTTTCAAATTTGTTCGCTTCTGCGAAGGGAAGGTTCAATTTCGGAGCACACGCGAGTACCCACCGGCCTGCGTGTTTGTCGAAGGCCTGCTTGACTGCTTAGA CCGCAGCTTTTCAATTTTCTACTTCACGACCGAGCCCAAATCCCGAGGTTATATTCGGCAGCACAGAGATGGTCGAATCGAAGTCGAGGCTAATTATCTCAAAGACGAACAAGACTTATTCGACGCTGTGAGAGGCGTTCAGTCTCTCATTAAC CAAGTGAACGGCGGCCACCTCAATGACATCGTCGAGCCTCTCCAGCCAGGTTCATGCCCAGTCATGATGCTGCACACTGTCGTCAAGCTCTTTCTGCAATTTGCTCAAGCGGATGATCTACCCCAGTACGAAAAGCAGCTGCTTTCG GTACGGCGGCACGCAGGTGATCTGCAACCACTTCGGCGCAGCGAAAGTTATCCTCAGACGCCAGCTGCATCAGGACAAAAGAGCGAGATGCAACCCCTGATTGACCTAGTTAAtggaaaaggagagagaagaggatcCCCAATCTCCACTACACCCTCGGATGCTCCAAAGTCTCAAGCACCCATCGAAACTCGCCAGCAACGCACCGCGGCACAGCCGGTCGAGGCTCTGGAAGAGGCCATGAGAGAAATATTTGAAGATAGGGAAAAGCTGAAGCAGCTTTTGGAAAACGGGCCTGCCCAAAAACGCCGGCGTCAAACTGCTAAATCCCCGTCACCCACAGCTCCGGGCGCGAACGCCGAGACAGCTAAGCCCAATGAGTCAGTAGCACAGTCGCGGGGGTGTTTCGGCGACGCCGAACGGGCCTGCAAGGATGGTCCAATCCACAGTGACCTTTACAGCACTACCTGCAGTGCGCATGATATTTTCACAAAACGATACGGATCTGCCTGCGAACCACTACACGGTGTGCCGACGGCACAATCCGAGTATTCTGAGGGCTTTGCGTCTTGGGAAGAGAGTCTCCTCGATGCCGGTATACAAGAGTTTTTTCGGGAGACAATGCCGACGGGATCTAGCCAACGGGCAGCCACCTTCCCCCCCATCTTGCCAC GCGTCGACGATCCCGAAGCACTTGCGGCTTTTGCTGTGACATACATGACAAGCATCTGGCATTTCGCTGGGACCGCCGCAGTAGGACATGTAGTGGACCATGATTTTCAGGTCAAGGGTATCAGAGGTCTTTCGATAGCAGATGCATCTATCTTGAACCAGATGACTCGTCTGAATCCTACGGCGACCCTGCTTACACTTGGAAG GTACATCGGCATGCAGAAGGCCAAGTCTCACGAGatgagaaaaaaacgcaagagcaggaaggcgacggcggaactTCCGCAACAGACGTCCGATAAACGAGAGACAACTATTTCCTCCGTTCCGCAAACGTCGTGA